The following coding sequences are from one Carassius gibelio isolate Cgi1373 ecotype wild population from Czech Republic chromosome B7, carGib1.2-hapl.c, whole genome shotgun sequence window:
- the LOC127962246 gene encoding uncharacterized protein LOC127962246, whose protein sequence is MFQTSSPEVLGGHLSTWLKAVMTPFLPKDASNLQHPEQLETELDELMAHDPTQSDYYKELARILRSLVHILIAQAQLSERSNIDLEQQAATLKLQAEEAWKDQSRTQSRLDQLLLETQNQHEKEDDTDPKLQKKVEKLHNALQDLRLDTDQREQLEREARKELNKKLQQGDALLKIAETELKERDYKTWAYKTHLQAARAKINELTLQRDELQDELDTVHTELKDSDRLQSGWIGETHTTKFLQARHSNLFSQEPRAEKGGVSSRLKKSPASLQEHRSTTEGGEPFQRMHATKPCTAHRELDKLARSIPTFNPDPAGGHDVHAYLLDIGFHLQTLTNVTDVNTLYLLKITSSRDVHCVLDRQPETVKAYYQQLLQTLTLEFSDPDSDHGLLIAMDLKQGRLENPQTFCSQLRIAYFGACNEPGMQQDVDLKTLFLRNLHASWSFHLRVPACLRNMTTRVTELSPQSLHQAKDYL, encoded by the coding sequence ATGTTCCAGACATCCAGTCCAGAAGTCCTTGGGGGCCACCTCTCAACATGGTTGAAAGCCGTtatgacccccttcctgcccaaggacgccagtaacctgcagcacccagagcaactagaaaccgagctagatgaactgatggcacacgatccaacccaaagcgactactacaaagAACTTGCGAGGATCCtcagaagcctagttcacattctcatcGCCCAGGCAcagctcagtgaacggagcaacatcgacCTTGAACAGCAAGCAGCAACGCTTAAGCTTCaagcggaggaggcctggaaggaccagtccCGAACCCAGAGTCgccttgatcagctcctcctcgagacccagaaccagcacgagaaagaggacgacacagatccaaaGCTACAGAAAAAAGTAGAAaaacttcacaatgccctgcaagatcttcgccttgacacagatcaaagagaacagctggagagagaagccagaaaagaactcaacaaaaaactccagcaaggtgacgctctcctaaaaatagcagaaactgaactgaaagaaagagactataaaacctgggcctacaaaacacacttgcaagcggcccgagctaaaatcAATGaacttactctgcagagagacgagctccaagatgaacttgacactgttcacacagaactgaaagATTCtgacagattacagagtggctggattggagaaacgcacaccacaaagtttctccaggcccgccactccaaccttttcagccaagaacccagagctgaaaaagggggtgtaagctcacggctcaagaaatcaccagccagcttacaagaacaccggtcaacaacggaggggggagaacccttccagagaatgcatgccactaaaccctgcacggctcacagagaacttgacaAGCTAGCCCGAAGCATCCCTACGTTcaacccagatcctgcaggaggacatgacgttcacgCTTATTTACTAGATATTGGCTTTCACTTGCAAACTCtcaccaacgtgacagatgtgaacacattgtacctgttaaaaatcacgtccagccgtgatgtgcattgtgttctggatcgtcaaccagagactgtcaaagcgtactaccagcaactgctacaaacTTTGactcttgaattctctgatccagactcagaccatgggctccttattgctatggacctcaaacagggccgacttgaaaacccacagactttctgtagtcagctacgaatagcctacttcggagcatgcaacgaaccaggtatgcaACAGGATGtcgacttaaaaactctgttcctccgaaacctacatgccagttggagttttcatctcagagtcccagcgtgtctgCGTAACATGACTACAAGAGTTAcagaacttagcccacaaagcttgcaccaagcaaaagactatttatga